Proteins from a genomic interval of Rosa chinensis cultivar Old Blush chromosome 2, RchiOBHm-V2, whole genome shotgun sequence:
- the LOC112184479 gene encoding protein FAR1-RELATED SEQUENCE 5-like — translation METNGIIVPAEIETGPIQAIPPSEENVSTSIFYPQVRNELKPFKGQQFKTWEEAHVFYTKYASAAGFVVRIGSSKRSRATNEFIRKEFFCNRQGNSPIELTGDEKRIRGVVRENCKARMIVVRDKSGGFVVNIFDEAHTHPMTSPKRLHLLKSNRRLTKAQRSLWEQLSMVNIPTHQQFDILGVQVGGFQYIGCTQQDLYNLERDKRKETKGHDGEMLHDYFLLEQEKNSGFFFTIKADVENRITHCFWADAISRQLYRFYVDVIIFDTTYQTNRYSLTFAPLMGINNHGQTIVFGAAFLSDETTASFVWLFKEFLNAMSGGPPKMIITDQDPAMEKAISEVLPHTFHRYCSWHILRKFSEKLDAIKFRDHYDEFRNCIYSSENAEEFDFKWKSILEKSELNGHKWLQSIYEIRFRWVLAYMNHIFSSGMSSCQRAESAHSFFKDYVSHKNSLVDFMVQFSRGLLHKRHEELILDHIDNNEAKI, via the coding sequence ATGGAGACTAATGGGATTATTGTACCTGCGGAAATAGAAACTGGACCTATTCAAGCTATCCCTCCGTCAGAAGAAAATGTCTCTACTTCAATTTTCTATCCTCAAGTAAGGAATGAGCTTAAACCCTTCAAGGGTCAGCAATTTAAAACATGGGAAGAGGCACATGTTTTTTATACCAAATACGCATCTGCAGCTGGGTTTGTTGTACGAATTGGTTCCAGTAAAAGGAGCAGAGCAACTAATGAGTTTATAAGGAAAGAGTTTTTTTGCAATAGACAAGGAAATAGTCCGATTGAATTGACTGGTGATGAGAAAAGGATTCGTGGTGTAGTAAGGGAGAACTGTAAGGCGAGAATGATAGTTGTGAGAGATAAGTCTGGTGGATTTGTAGTCAATATATTTGATGAAGCTCACACTCATCCTATGACAAGTCCAAAAAGACTCCACTTGCTGAAGTCCAATCGTCGACTTACTAAAGCTCAGAGATCATTATGGGAACAACTATCCATGGTAAACATACCCACACACCAGCAATTTGACATTCTTGGAGTGCAAGTAGGAGGATTTCAGTACATTGGTTGTACACAACAAGATTTGTACAATCTTGAAAGGGATAAGCGTAAAGAGACAAAAGGGCATGATGGAGAAATGTTGCATGACTACTTTCTGCTAGAGCAAGAAAAAAATTCCGGGTTCTTTTTCACAATAAAAGCAGATGTTGAAAATAGGATTACTCATTGTTTTTGGGCTGATGCAATTTCGAGACAGTTGTATAGGTTTTATGTTGATGTGATTATCTTTGACACAACATACCAAACCAATCGGTATAGTTTGACTTTTGCACCATTGATGGGGATAAATAACCATGGTCAGACAATTGTGTTTGGAGCTGCATTCTTAAGTGACGAGACTACAGCTTCGTTTGTGTGGTTGTTTAAAGAATTTTTGAATGCTATGTCAGGGGGTCCTCCTAAAATGATAATTACTGATCAAGATCCAGCCATGGAAAAAGCTATTTCAGAAGTCCTTCCACACACATTTCACAGATATTGTAGCTGGCATATCTTGAGAAAGTTTTCTGAGAAGCTTGATGCAATCAAATTCAGAGATCACTATGATGAATTCAGAAATTGCATTTACTCATCTGAGAATGCAGAGGAGTTTGACTTCAAATGGAAATCAATTCTTGAAAAAAGTGAATTAAATGGACATAAGTGGCTGCAATCAATTTATGAAATTCGGTTTAGATGGGTGCTGGCTTATATGAACCACATTTTCTCATCTGGCATGTCAAGTTGTCAACGAGCAGAAAGTGCGCATTCCTTTTTTAAGGATTATGTTTCTCATAAAAATTCTCTAGTGGACTTCATGGTTCAGTTTAGTCGGGGTCTTTTACACAAACGGCATGAGGAGTTGATTTTAGATCATATTGACAACAATGAAGCCAAGATATAA
- the LOC112184478 gene encoding protein FAR1-RELATED SEQUENCE 1-like, whose amino-acid sequence MEKQVAAIYTQKYYYIFQDQLWESYSYNLEVTKEDETNCILKVMRQDHDDGRARVIMYDKSKDFASCSCKLFESAGVPCRHVLPYLHKLLQVHKFPDQYILKRWTKSARSEVVMDKIDMEITVRKSLLEKCGLLFQPYSHVTDSVVLSEEASQLFRETMDSLIEKIRPLLANNSSEGVESYAKTSSTHQFDFREPDEVKTKGRAKRIKRGKEKENGKRNSSDRHCHRCGKDGQTHDKRNCPLLNQSADVDTNENFSEDDIDTDSYSSQDD is encoded by the exons ATGGAAAAGCAAGTGGCTGCTATTTATACACAGAAGTACTATTACATATTTCAAGATCAGTTGTGGGAGAGCTACAGTTACAATCTTGAGGTCACAAAGGAGGATGAAACTAATTGTATACTTAAGGTTATGCGTCAGGATCATGATGATGGAAGAGCCCGAGTCATTATGTATGACAAATCAAAAGATTTTGCCTCATGTAGCTGCAAATTGTTTGAGAGTGCAGGAGTCCCATGTAGGCATGTTCTACCATACTTACACAAGTTACTTCAAGTTCATAAATTTCCAGATCAATACATTTTGAAGAGATGGACAAAATCTGCAAGATCTGAGGTTGTGATGGACAAGATTGACATGGAGATAACTGTTAGGAAGTCCTTACTTGAAAAATGTGGTCTACTGTTCCAGCCATATTCACATGTAACTGATAGCGTTGTCTTAAGTGAAGAAGCAAGTCAATTGTTTCGTGAAACAATGGATTCTTTGATTGAGAAGATTAGGCCACTACTTGCCAATAATAGCAGTGAAGGTGTGGAGTCTTATGCAAAAACAAGTTCAACTCATCAGTTTGATTTTCGAGAACCAGATGAAGTTAAGACAAAAGGAAGGGCTAAAAGAATTAAGAGaggaaaagagaaggaaaatggaaaacgCAATAGTTCCGATAGACATTGTCATAGATGTGGCAAAGATGGGCAGACCCATGACAAACGCAATTGTCCACTGCTCAATCA ATCTGCTGATGTTGATacaaatgaaaattttagtgaagatgacattgatACTGATAGTTATTCATCACAG GATGATTAG